The Micromonospora sp. NBC_00421 DNA window GAAGGCGACCGCCAGCCAGTCGTTCGCGCTGCCCTCGGTGAACGCCATCACCAGCACCAGCGCGCCGATGAGCAGGGTGCGCGGCTCCCGCCACGCCGCGAGCAGGCCACCACGACGGGCCGACCCGCCGTCGGCGTGGACGTCGACCAGGAACCACCGGGCTCCGAGCAGGGTGCCACCGAGCACCAGCACCGCCAGCACCGTGAGGTGGGCGGCGATCGGCACGCCGAGCCGGGCCGCGCCGGCGCCGAGGCCCGCGCCGGCCACCGAGCCGAGACTCCAGGCGGCGTGGAACCGGGGCAGGATGGTACGGCCCAGCCGCTTCTCCACCGCCGCGCCCTCGACGTTCATCGCCACGTCGCAGGTGCCGGAGCCGTAGCCGAGGGCGAACAGGCCGACCGCGACGCCGGGCAGGGAGCCGAGCGGGCCGGCGGCGAGGCCCACCCCGGCCAGACCGGCGGCCACCAGCACGGTCGAGGTGACGACGGTGCGGGCCGGGCCGAGCCGCTGGGTCACCAGGCCGGCGCTGGTCAGCGCCAGCACCGCGCCGCCGGACATGGCCAGCAGCAGCAGGCCGAGCCGGCCGGCGCTGAGGCCGAGCGACTCGCGTACCGCGGGGACCCGGGCGAACCAGGTGGCCACGGCCAGGCCGTTGAGGGCGAAGACCACAGCGACACCGTTGCGGGCGGCCAGCACCGGCGGGGGTACGGCACTGTGGGGCTGGCTGGTGGTGACGTTCACGACGGTGGTGGTCCTTCCGGGTACGGCATCCTCGCCGTTGATCTCACACCCGATCCGTCACGGTTACAAGCGGTATCCGCCCCTTACCGCCCAGGCGTCAGAGCGCGGGCAGGCCGAGCGCCTCGTCCACCCGGGCCAGCACGGCGGCGTCGTCGTCGGTGCGCACCCCGCGCAGCAGGTCGATGGCGGTGGCCCGGATCTGGCCGACGATCATCGCCAACGGCAGGCTCTGGCCCG harbors:
- a CDS encoding MFS transporter; translation: MNVTTSQPHSAVPPPVLAARNGVAVVFALNGLAVATWFARVPAVRESLGLSAGRLGLLLLAMSGGAVLALTSAGLVTQRLGPARTVVTSTVLVAAGLAGVGLAAGPLGSLPGVAVGLFALGYGSGTCDVAMNVEGAAVEKRLGRTILPRFHAAWSLGSVAGAGLGAGAARLGVPIAAHLTVLAVLVLGGTLLGARWFLVDVHADGGSARRGGLLAAWREPRTLLIGALVLVMAFTEGSANDWLAVAFVDGYRVSEAAGAAVFGVFVAGMTIGRTVGTVAIDRWGRVPVLVGTILLAAVGSLLAVLAGSGSLAVVGVVLWGLGASLGFPVGMSAAADDEERAPARVSVVAVLGYTSFLASPPLLGLLGDHVGTLHALLVVPVLLIPTLALVPATRPPAGPTPTAPTQEN